A window of the Campylobacter massiliensis genome harbors these coding sequences:
- the cas1 gene encoding CRISPR-associated endonuclease Cas1 produces the protein MQKSDRTHFILSTGRLRRQDNNIYFDKFDDAGAVVASKILPINAIDEIYVLAKVQIDTYTMAFLADNNILLHVFSPYQSFRGNFYPNTSNSVNKSGFVLLNQVRAFDDPLKRAYIAREITRAHILNDAANCKRHGVKFDVSPHIEALNAAADAPAIMAVEGAFQKLYYEKWNEIIADQKSFKFTVRSKRPPADKINSFISYVNTRIYNVCLSEIYKTELDPRIGFLHEPNYRALSLHLDLAEIFKPILGDTLIFSMLNKKEITAKDFQTDAGRIKFSNDAVQKIELKMIARLGETISLGGQNLTWRQVIRREANQIKKCICEDAPYEGFRWG, from the coding sequence ATGCAAAAAAGCGACAGGACGCATTTTATTTTGAGCACAGGCAGGCTTCGCAGGCAAGATAACAATATCTATTTTGATAAATTTGATGATGCGGGCGCGGTCGTCGCTAGTAAAATTTTGCCGATAAACGCGATCGATGAAATTTACGTACTGGCAAAAGTGCAGATCGATACCTACACTATGGCGTTTCTGGCGGATAACAACATCCTTTTGCACGTTTTTAGCCCGTATCAGAGCTTTCGAGGTAATTTTTATCCAAATACCTCAAACTCGGTCAATAAAAGCGGCTTCGTGCTGCTAAATCAGGTCCGCGCTTTTGACGACCCGCTTAAGCGCGCCTACATCGCCCGCGAGATTACTCGCGCGCACATCCTAAACGACGCGGCAAACTGCAAAAGACACGGCGTGAAATTTGACGTCTCGCCACATATAGAGGCGCTAAACGCTGCTGCGGACGCGCCTGCGATAATGGCGGTGGAAGGGGCGTTTCAAAAGTTATACTACGAAAAGTGGAACGAGATAATCGCGGATCAAAAAAGCTTTAAATTTACCGTCCGCTCCAAGCGCCCGCCCGCCGATAAAATCAACAGCTTCATAAGCTACGTAAATACGCGCATTTATAACGTCTGCCTCAGCGAAATTTACAAAACCGAGCTTGATCCGCGCATCGGCTTTTTGCACGAGCCAAACTACCGTGCGCTGAGCCTGCACCTCGATCTTGCCGAGATCTTTAAACCGATTTTGGGCGACACGCTGATTTTTAGCATGCTAAATAAAAAGGAGATCACGGCAAAGGACTTTCAAACGGACGCCGGGCGGATAAAATTTAGCAACGATGCCGTGCAAAAAATAGAGCTAAAAATGATCGCGAGGCTTGGCGAAACGATTTCGCTTGGTGGGCAAAATCTCACGTGGCGGCAGGTGATCCGCCGCGAGGCAAATCAGATCAAAAAATGTATCTGCGAAGATGCGCCTTATGAGGGGTTTAGGTGGGGGTAA
- the cas2 gene encoding CRISPR-associated endonuclease Cas2 — protein MYVILFYDIAGAEQKEKNNSNRIRKAVEKFLPRVQFSVFEGEIRESDFKKLTAILQKECIAQLDSIVIYTFNSLKYSKRIVIGQDKSGALFS, from the coding sequence ATGTACGTGATTTTATTTTACGACATCGCCGGCGCCGAGCAAAAAGAAAAAAACAACTCAAACCGCATCAGAAAGGCGGTCGAGAAGTTTCTGCCTCGCGTGCAGTTTTCCGTTTTTGAAGGCGAGATTCGCGAGAGCGATTTTAAAAAACTAACTGCGATTTTGCAAAAAGAGTGCATTGCACAGCTCGATTCTATCGTGATTTATACGTTTAATTCGCTGAAATACTCCAAGCGTATCGTAATCGGACAGGATAAAAGCGGCGCGCTGTTTAGTTAA
- the dnaG gene encoding DNA primase — MIDPKSIERLKAQTDIVDIVGHYLPLKKSGANFVCVCPFHDDKNPSMSVSPSRGIFHCFSCKAGGDAIKFVMDYEKLSYPEAVEKIAGLQNFTLNYVRGGEPTKENKHILENANAFYRSLLYKTPAAVEYLYSRGITDELIDKFELGFAPESAQTIRLLQNDQIEPKEALEVGIVKQNENGIYASFINRITFPIYTHAGRLVGFGGRTISGNPAKYVNSPQSAVFDKSTLFYGYHLAKREIFTKNQIIITEGYMDVIMLHKAGFNNVVAVLGTALTTKHLPLLKRGEISVILCFDGDDAGINAATKSALLLAQNEIDGSVVIIEGGADPADMVVAGKIEYLRQIFESGTEIGEFYIRHLASGFDLSRPVQKQKALEAIQAFTASLKPVVANSYAPLVAKILNIAEGSFWLTRGANTQAVQERMQAYEMQNFGKNQRGRKDPLKIQILKTMVENPKLKKIILENLKPEYFSSYRDIFEAIANGATQDEAVVREIIFESYDTFKTEDEILKTAKILKIEFYKTMQADYLAAKIPYNKKEEILIKIGKILQGLEK, encoded by the coding sequence ATGATCGATCCAAAATCAATAGAAAGACTAAAAGCGCAAACCGATATCGTCGATATAGTTGGGCACTATCTGCCGCTGAAAAAAAGCGGAGCGAACTTCGTGTGCGTCTGCCCGTTTCACGACGATAAAAACCCGAGCATGAGCGTGAGTCCGTCGCGCGGGATATTTCACTGCTTTTCGTGCAAAGCCGGCGGCGACGCGATCAAATTCGTGATGGACTACGAAAAGCTAAGCTACCCCGAAGCCGTCGAAAAGATCGCGGGGTTGCAAAATTTCACGTTAAACTATGTGCGCGGCGGCGAACCGACGAAAGAAAACAAGCACATCCTAGAAAACGCAAACGCCTTTTACCGCTCGCTGCTTTACAAAACTCCTGCGGCCGTCGAGTATTTGTACTCGCGCGGTATCACGGACGAGCTAATAGATAAATTTGAACTAGGTTTCGCGCCTGAGAGCGCGCAGACGATAAGGCTACTGCAAAACGATCAAATCGAGCCCAAAGAAGCCCTAGAAGTCGGTATCGTAAAGCAAAACGAAAACGGCATCTACGCTAGCTTCATAAACCGTATCACCTTTCCTATCTACACGCACGCGGGACGGCTCGTGGGCTTTGGCGGACGTACGATCAGCGGCAACCCCGCAAAATACGTAAATTCGCCCCAGTCCGCAGTTTTTGACAAATCCACGCTTTTTTATGGCTACCACCTGGCAAAGCGCGAAATTTTCACCAAAAATCAGATCATCATCACCGAAGGCTACATGGATGTCATCATGCTGCACAAGGCGGGTTTTAACAACGTCGTAGCGGTGCTGGGAACCGCGCTCACGACCAAGCACCTGCCGCTTTTAAAGCGCGGCGAGATTAGCGTTATTTTGTGCTTTGACGGCGACGACGCGGGCATAAACGCCGCGACAAAGTCCGCCCTGCTGCTCGCGCAAAACGAAATCGACGGCAGCGTCGTCATCATAGAAGGCGGCGCAGATCCGGCCGATATGGTGGTAGCGGGCAAGATAGAGTATCTGCGGCAAATTTTTGAAAGCGGCACGGAGATCGGCGAATTTTACATCAGACATTTAGCCAGCGGCTTTGACCTCTCGCGCCCCGTGCAAAAGCAAAAAGCGCTAGAGGCGATCCAGGCCTTTACGGCGAGCCTAAAACCCGTCGTTGCAAACTCCTACGCCCCGCTCGTGGCTAAAATTTTAAATATAGCCGAGGGGTCGTTTTGGCTAACTAGAGGTGCAAATACGCAAGCCGTCCAGGAGCGTATGCAAGCCTACGAAATGCAAAATTTCGGCAAAAATCAGCGCGGGCGTAAAGACCCGCTCAAAATTCAAATTTTGAAAACTATGGTAGAAAATCCAAAATTAAAAAAAATTATTTTAGAAAATTTAAAACCAGAGTATTTTTCATCCTACAGAGATATTTTTGAAGCTATTGCAAACGGCGCGACGCAAGACGAAGCTGTGGTTCGAGAAATAATATTTGAAAGCTACGATACCTTTAAAACCGAAGATGAAATTCTAAAAACCGCAAAAATTTTAAAAATAGAATTTTATAAAACAATGCAAGCAGACTACCTTGCTGCCAAAATACCATATAATAAAAAAGAGGAAATATTGATAAAAATTGGAAAAATTTTACAAGGGTTAGAAAAATGA
- a CDS encoding CRISPR-associated protein Cas4 has product MFCKDQITGTLVNYYVTCKREAWLYAHHIHADQEDENVLMGKALADTKESDLQDFAFSNLKFDKLSKQRGHYLVTEYKKSLKNEIAGKIQLLFYIYLLKTSLNLKEVKGKLISGKKVILVEDSSENFALIEQILSEITALVNLERPPKFTQGKFCTNCAYSGYCAS; this is encoded by the coding sequence ATGTTTTGCAAAGACCAAATCACCGGCACGCTTGTGAATTATTACGTTACCTGTAAGCGCGAGGCGTGGCTTTACGCGCACCATATCCACGCCGATCAGGAGGATGAAAACGTGCTGATGGGCAAGGCGCTGGCGGACACCAAAGAGAGCGATTTGCAGGATTTCGCATTTTCAAATTTAAAATTCGACAAACTTTCCAAGCAGCGCGGACATTATCTCGTCACCGAATACAAAAAAAGCCTAAAAAACGAGATTGCGGGCAAAATACAGCTACTTTTTTATATCTATCTTTTGAAAACGAGCTTAAATTTAAAAGAGGTAAAAGGCAAACTAATCAGCGGTAAAAAGGTAATTTTGGTAGAGGATAGCAGTGAAAATTTCGCTCTAATAGAGCAAATTTTAAGCGAGATAACGGCGCTCGTAAATCTGGAGCGACCGCCGAAATTTACGCAGGGTAAATTTTGCACAAACTGCGCTTATAGCGGATATTGTGCGAGTTAA
- a CDS encoding tetratricopeptide repeat protein produces the protein MKKITVFGLTLISALAIDNPMADILKDYENKCNAGDEMACGVAGGVYDFAFEVYGVKQDYGKAMKFYKKGCDNGNYRSCNNLGFMYENEKGVKLDYKKTFELYTKSCDIGNDALGCRNLGFLYINKHVSGINEKQAFLEGFGRVKKSCDITPDFTACSFLGDVYLKINEKNDAMKYYQRACTAGATDNVVQSFEEGVKLWQLTCGMYELLKQGSR, from the coding sequence ATGAAAAAAATTACGGTTTTTGGTCTGACGTTAATAAGTGCATTGGCGATAGACAATCCGATGGCAGATATACTAAAGGACTATGAAAACAAGTGTAATGCCGGAGATGAGATGGCGTGCGGCGTGGCGGGCGGAGTTTATGATTTTGCCTTTGAGGTGTACGGGGTAAAGCAAGACTACGGCAAGGCGATGAAATTTTATAAAAAGGGCTGCGATAATGGAAACTACAGGTCGTGCAATAATCTAGGCTTTATGTACGAAAATGAAAAAGGCGTAAAACTAGACTATAAAAAGACGTTTGAGTTATATACTAAGTCTTGCGACATCGGAAACGACGCGCTCGGTTGTAGAAATCTCGGATTTTTGTATATCAATAAGCATGTTTCAGGCATAAATGAGAAGCAAGCGTTTTTGGAAGGATTTGGGCGTGTTAAAAAAAGCTGCGACATCACGCCGGATTTTACTGCTTGCAGCTTTTTGGGCGATGTATACTTAAAAATAAATGAGAAAAACGACGCAATGAAATATTATCAAAGAGCATGTACTGCCGGGGCTACCGATAATGTTGTTCAATCTTTTGAAGAAGGCGTTAAGCTTTGGCAACTAACCTGCGGAATGTACGAACTTTTAAAGCAAGGCTCAAGATGA
- a CDS encoding argininosuccinate synthase domain-containing protein encodes MKALVLFSGGLDSMIAIKLLTNQGIDVTAVHIDIGFSGDEGKMEILRRRANEAGADFKIVDIRNEYLRDVLFTPKYGYGKHFNPCIDCHGYMFKTALAMMRSEGADFIATGEVVGQRTMSQRRDAMLRVKNAAGDEEDLILRPMSARLMKPTKPEREGWVDRSKLLAIGGRDRKRQLALAKEFGFSEYETPGGGCLLTIESFANKIRDFIKFDPNMTSADMQLLRLGRHLRLTNGTKMVIGRDENDNAKLLALNNPKFTQIKFDGDIVGAVSFVDAEFNEADLEFAVRLALAYTRADKDTAVRARIGERDICVKPFEGKEPAQEFFVS; translated from the coding sequence ATGAAAGCATTAGTTTTATTTAGCGGCGGGCTGGACAGCATGATCGCCATCAAGCTGCTGACAAACCAAGGCATCGACGTTACGGCGGTGCACATCGATATCGGCTTTAGCGGCGACGAGGGAAAGATGGAAATTTTACGCCGCCGCGCAAACGAAGCCGGAGCTGATTTTAAGATAGTCGATATTAGAAACGAATACCTACGCGATGTGCTTTTCACGCCAAAATACGGCTACGGCAAGCACTTTAACCCCTGCATCGACTGCCACGGATATATGTTTAAAACGGCGCTTGCGATGATGCGCTCGGAGGGCGCGGACTTTATAGCGACGGGCGAGGTGGTCGGTCAGCGTACGATGAGTCAGAGGCGCGACGCGATGTTGCGGGTCAAAAACGCCGCGGGCGACGAGGAGGATCTCATCTTGCGCCCGATGTCTGCACGGCTGATGAAGCCAACAAAACCCGAGAGAGAGGGCTGGGTCGATCGCAGTAAACTGCTCGCTATCGGCGGACGCGACCGCAAAAGACAGCTCGCGCTCGCGAAAGAGTTTGGCTTTAGCGAGTACGAGACGCCGGGCGGCGGGTGCTTGCTCACGATCGAGAGCTTTGCGAATAAAATCAGAGATTTCATCAAATTTGACCCAAATATGACGAGTGCGGATATGCAGCTACTGCGCCTCGGACGCCATCTACGCCTAACAAACGGCACCAAAATGGTCATCGGCCGCGACGAAAACGATAACGCCAAACTGCTAGCCCTAAATAATCCAAAATTTACGCAGATCAAATTTGACGGCGATATCGTAGGTGCGGTGAGCTTCGTGGATGCTGAATTTAACGAGGCCGACCTCGAGTTTGCCGTGCGGCTGGCGCTTGCCTACACCAGAGCCGATAAAGATACGGCGGTGCGAGCTAGGATCGGCGAGCGCGATATTTGCGTGAAGCCTTTTGAGGGCAAAGAGCCTGCGCAGGAGTTTTTCGTTAGTTAA
- a CDS encoding ATP-binding protein, whose protein sequence is MQTLNALYQSPPKNVKFINRKFEITAPKTLIKGGIGSGKTSLIAGFLSAFDSKEFLYVNLGDLRIDADDILSNFLEFLRQNPQIKILAIDDFEQRFWDKFEPILELNLQNFIVASGFKDANLNGFSELNLDFLDYEEFIAFFSKKIDPETLFSHFLLHGRSPASAFCDAENVAANLQTALKSSLSATQLAVLKECAKAQAQNVSIFEIFSTLKSTRKISKDSVYGALSELENMSTVSLVEKFNEPNAAKRLYFSDFAFKSALSLKKDFAKNFNNTVFCELAKFNEQIFYTKELDFFLPKRKLAIICSPFSDADLVFLKFKKLHANLKNLGINRLQAISVANSGETSIEGIKCEVAPFSRWALGI, encoded by the coding sequence ATGCAAACTCTAAACGCGCTATACCAAAGCCCGCCGAAAAACGTCAAATTTATAAATAGAAAATTTGAGATTACCGCGCCCAAAACGCTGATAAAAGGCGGCATAGGAAGCGGCAAAACCTCGTTGATCGCGGGCTTTTTGTCGGCATTTGATAGCAAAGAGTTTTTGTACGTAAATTTAGGCGATCTTCGCATAGACGCGGATGATATTTTGTCAAATTTTCTCGAGTTTTTACGCCAAAATCCGCAGATAAAAATTCTAGCGATCGATGATTTCGAGCAGAGATTTTGGGATAAATTCGAGCCGATTTTAGAGCTAAATTTGCAAAATTTTATCGTCGCTTCTGGGTTTAAAGACGCGAATTTAAACGGCTTTAGCGAGCTAAATTTGGATTTTTTAGACTACGAGGAATTTATCGCATTTTTTTCAAAAAAGATCGATCCAGAGACGCTTTTTAGCCACTTTTTGCTTCACGGCAGAAGTCCTGCGTCGGCCTTTTGCGACGCCGAAAACGTCGCGGCAAATCTACAAACCGCGTTAAAATCCTCGCTCTCCGCCACGCAGCTGGCCGTACTAAAAGAGTGCGCGAAAGCTCAGGCGCAAAACGTGAGCATTTTTGAGATTTTTAGCACGCTAAAATCCACCCGCAAAATCTCAAAAGATAGCGTTTACGGAGCGCTTAGCGAGCTAGAAAATATGAGCACAGTTAGCTTGGTAGAAAAATTTAACGAGCCAAACGCCGCAAAAAGGCTTTATTTTAGCGACTTTGCATTTAAAAGCGCGCTAAGCCTAAAAAAGGACTTCGCTAAAAATTTTAATAACACGGTTTTTTGCGAATTGGCCAAATTTAATGAGCAGATTTTTTATACAAAAGAGCTTGATTTTTTCCTGCCTAAAAGGAAACTTGCTATCATTTGCTCGCCGTTTAGCGATGCGGATTTGGTCTTTTTAAAATTTAAAAAACTGCACGCAAATTTAAAAAATTTAGGTATAAATAGGCTACAAGCAATCAGCGTGGCGAACTCCGGCGAGACGAGTATAGAGGGCATAAAATGCGAGGTGGCGCCGTTTTCGCGCTGGGCGCTGGGCATATAA
- the rnc gene encoding ribonuclease III: MRNLEEKLGYKFKDEKLLKTALTHKSVKGGANNERLEFLGDAVMDLVIGDYLFHKFSRLSEGDLSKLRAALVNEKSFAELAKYLNLGGLINISQAEEHNGGRLKASILSDAFEALMGAIYLESGFDAVRAASLKAFERCYPDINFDRMVKDYKTALQELTQARFAEIPKYVLVGSKGPDHKKEFEIALMLNEREISRAAGKSKKEAEQKAAKTALEILGDGK, from the coding sequence ATGCGAAATTTGGAAGAGAAATTAGGATATAAATTTAAAGACGAAAAGCTGCTAAAAACCGCGCTCACGCACAAAAGCGTAAAAGGCGGTGCGAACAACGAAAGGCTCGAGTTTTTGGGCGATGCGGTGATGGATCTGGTGATCGGGGATTATCTTTTTCACAAATTTTCGCGCCTAAGCGAAGGCGATCTGAGCAAGCTAAGAGCCGCGCTCGTAAATGAAAAAAGCTTCGCCGAGCTGGCTAAATATCTAAATTTAGGCGGGCTCATCAACATCTCGCAGGCCGAGGAGCACAACGGCGGACGACTAAAAGCCTCGATACTCTCGGACGCTTTCGAGGCGCTGATGGGCGCGATCTACCTAGAAAGCGGCTTTGACGCCGTGCGCGCGGCTAGCCTAAAAGCCTTTGAGAGATGCTATCCTGATATAAATTTCGACCGCATGGTAAAAGACTACAAAACCGCGCTGCAAGAGCTAACTCAAGCGCGCTTCGCCGAGATACCAAAATACGTACTGGTAGGCTCAAAAGGCCCCGATCACAAGAAAGAATTTGAGATCGCGCTGATGCTAAACGAGCGCGAGATCTCGCGAGCCGCGGGCAAGAGTAAAAAAGAAGCCGAGCAAAAAGCCGCCAAAACCGCGCTTGAGATTTTAGGAGACGGCAAGTGA
- a CDS encoding restriction endonuclease has product MAQFLNERKKANRKEIAEFLSHKTGASQSKTDALLSVIANSPKIQALPQEKRIVLKTSRGIYEISKTGEKLLKGKNARQNFEDWVGGVYGETKTQNLPAPKTKKYLKTVTALVVHEIKDKMIGEAIKKPIEAIKSLALKLMKKHKYLGKFYTFRHVFLALLAAKIAFDVVKFFKNRKLEKLLASS; this is encoded by the coding sequence TTGGCGCAGTTTTTAAACGAGAGAAAAAAGGCGAACCGTAAGGAGATAGCGGAGTTTTTATCGCACAAAACGGGTGCGAGTCAAAGCAAAACGGACGCGCTTTTAAGCGTCATAGCAAATAGCCCTAAAATTCAAGCTTTACCGCAAGAAAAGAGGATCGTTTTAAAGACTTCGCGCGGGATCTACGAGATAAGCAAAACCGGCGAAAAACTCCTAAAAGGCAAAAACGCTAGACAAAATTTTGAAGATTGGGTCGGCGGCGTTTACGGCGAAACCAAGACGCAAAATTTACCCGCGCCCAAAACGAAAAAATACCTAAAAACCGTCACCGCTCTCGTCGTGCATGAGATAAAAGACAAAATGATCGGCGAAGCAATCAAAAAGCCCATAGAAGCGATAAAATCGCTCGCGCTAAAGCTCATGAAAAAGCATAAATATCTAGGCAAATTTTATACTTTTAGACACGTTTTTTTGGCGCTTTTGGCCGCTAAAATCGCGTTTGACGTCGTAAAATTCTTTAAAAATCGCAAGCTAGAAAAACTGCTTGCGAGTAGCTGA
- the rnhA gene encoding ribonuclease HI, with translation MKTVCLFSDGSCLDNPGPGGWAYILEYGEHKKTASGGQAHTTNNQMELRAAIEGLKALKQPCRVKLYTDSSYVANAVNAWLEGWVKKNFKNVKNVPLWQEYLGASEPHEVEAIWVKGHAGHPQNELCDEMAREQAVKIKNSLKGE, from the coding sequence ATGAAAACAGTATGCCTTTTTAGCGACGGCTCGTGTCTGGATAACCCAGGACCGGGCGGCTGGGCGTACATCCTAGAGTACGGCGAGCACAAAAAAACGGCAAGCGGCGGGCAGGCGCACACGACGAATAATCAAATGGAACTACGCGCTGCGATCGAGGGACTAAAAGCGCTAAAGCAGCCGTGTCGCGTGAAGCTCTACACCGATAGCTCATACGTCGCAAACGCCGTAAATGCGTGGCTAGAGGGCTGGGTGAAGAAAAACTTTAAAAACGTAAAAAACGTCCCGCTGTGGCAGGAGTATCTAGGCGCAAGCGAGCCGCACGAGGTCGAAGCGATCTGGGTCAAAGGTCACGCCGGACACCCGCAAAACGAGCTTTGCGACGAGATGGCGCGCGAGCAAGCCGTAAAGATAAAAAATAGCTTAAAAGGCGAATAA
- the aroC gene encoding chorismate synthase, translating to MNTFGRKLTLTTFGESHGAAIGGVLDGFPAGVRIDLNFIQSELDKRKPGGSKFATARSEGDRVEILSGMFDGLSTGTPIGFIIRNENQKSGDYENLRELFRPGHADYAYYRKYGIRDHRGGGRSSARETAVRVAGGAIAQILLGEFGVSVQSGVASVGEISCGERPDFELAARSEIFSLGNEEAMKGEILKAKQEHDSVGASVVTVIRGAPVGLGEGLYYKFDAAIAAAMMGINGVKAVEIGEGVNASKMRGSQNNDPMSAAHIGVNLGADNSTLDGTDEPTNLNGGKFDECKSEADGEACRGLNSNEKFGFASNHAGGTLGGMTSGQEVVIKTHFKPTPSIFLPQPTQNVRGEDTLCELRGRHDPCIGVRGSVVATAMARLVTADMLLLNLSANLANLKKIYG from the coding sequence GTGAATACCTTCGGACGCAAACTAACGCTAACGACGTTTGGCGAGAGTCACGGAGCGGCGATCGGCGGCGTGCTAGACGGCTTTCCTGCGGGTGTGCGCATTGATCTAAATTTTATCCAAAGCGAGCTTGACAAACGAAAGCCGGGCGGCTCGAAATTTGCCACAGCAAGGAGCGAAGGCGACCGCGTGGAGATTTTAAGCGGCATGTTTGATGGGCTAAGCACGGGCACTCCGATCGGCTTTATCATCCGAAACGAAAATCAAAAATCGGGCGATTATGAAAATTTACGCGAGCTCTTTCGTCCTGGGCACGCCGACTATGCTTACTACCGCAAATACGGCATCCGCGACCACAGAGGCGGCGGACGCAGCTCGGCTAGAGAGACGGCCGTGCGCGTGGCGGGCGGCGCGATAGCTCAAATTTTGCTGGGCGAGTTTGGCGTCAGCGTGCAAAGCGGCGTGGCTAGCGTAGGTGAAATTTCGTGCGGCGAGCGACCGGATTTCGAGCTGGCGGCGCGCTCGGAGATATTTTCGCTGGGTAACGAAGAGGCGATGAAAGGGGAAATCCTAAAAGCCAAGCAGGAGCACGACAGCGTCGGAGCTAGCGTCGTCACGGTTATCCGCGGCGCGCCGGTGGGGCTTGGCGAGGGGCTATACTATAAATTTGACGCGGCAATCGCGGCTGCGATGATGGGCATAAACGGCGTCAAAGCCGTAGAAATCGGCGAGGGCGTGAATGCAAGCAAGATGCGCGGCAGCCAAAATAACGACCCGATGAGCGCGGCGCATATAGGCGTAAATTTGGGCGCGGATAACTCTACTCTTGACGGTACGGACGAGCCGACAAATTTAAACGGCGGCAAATTTGACGAATGCAAAAGCGAGGCGGACGGCGAGGCTTGCCGCGGATTAAATTCAAACGAGAAATTCGGATTCGCCTCAAACCACGCGGGCGGAACGCTGGGCGGCATGACGAGCGGACAAGAGGTCGTGATAAAGACACATTTTAAGCCGACTCCGTCGATATTTTTACCTCAGCCGACGCAAAACGTGCGCGGAGAGGATACTCTCTGCGAACTGCGCGGACGGCACGATCCGTGTATCGGAGTGCGCGGCAGCGTCGTAGCTACCGCGATGGCTAGACTAGTAACGGCCGATATGCTGCTTTTAAATTTGAGCGCAAATCTTGCAAATTTAAAGAAAATTTACGGCTAG
- the rpsJ gene encoding 30S ribosomal protein S10 produces MERIRLKLKAYDHRVLDRTVAAIVEAVKRTGADVRGPVPMPTKIKRYTVLKSPHINKDSREQFEMRIHARMLDIVAATPDTVDSLTKLDLAPEVNVEVRAMGK; encoded by the coding sequence ATGGAAAGAATCAGGCTTAAGCTTAAAGCTTATGACCATAGAGTTCTCGACCGCACAGTTGCAGCCATAGTAGAAGCTGTCAAACGAACGGGCGCCGACGTCAGAGGTCCGGTGCCGATGCCTACGAAGATCAAACGCTACACGGTCTTAAAATCACCACACATCAACAAAGACTCACGCGAGCAGTTTGAAATGAGAATTCACGCTAGAATGCTAGATATCGTAGCGGCTACGCCCGATACCGTCGACTCGCTAACAAAGCTTGACTTAGCCCCTGAGGTTAACGTCGAAGTCCGCGCGATGGGCAAATAA
- a CDS encoding ribonuclease HII, whose protein sequence is MKNKSNAQICGIDEAGRGALAGPLAVAACVLKREIAGLNDSKKLTAKRREELFKEIAGSSEFLIAYFSNEQIDELGLSECLRRALRLFKSHFADYELLYDGNANYGTGVKTMVGADGKVAQVSAASILAKVSRDALMTAWDGVHTSYGYAAHKGYGTKAHLDAIAKLGDSPLQRRSFRAKSFERGLSDE, encoded by the coding sequence ATGAAAAACAAATCTAACGCCCAAATCTGCGGTATCGACGAAGCGGGGCGCGGCGCGCTGGCTGGGCCTTTGGCGGTAGCCGCATGCGTGCTAAAGCGCGAGATAGCGGGGCTAAACGACTCAAAAAAACTAACCGCAAAGCGGCGCGAGGAGCTGTTTAAAGAGATCGCGGGAAGCTCGGAATTTCTCATCGCGTATTTTTCAAACGAGCAGATCGACGAGCTAGGGCTTAGCGAGTGTCTTAGGCGCGCGCTGCGGCTGTTTAAGTCGCATTTTGCGGACTACGAGTTGCTCTACGACGGCAATGCAAACTACGGCACCGGCGTAAAAACCATGGTCGGAGCCGACGGCAAAGTCGCGCAGGTAAGCGCGGCCAGCATCCTAGCCAAAGTAAGCCGCGACGCGCTGATGACGGCGTGGGACGGCGTGCATACGAGCTACGGATACGCCGCGCACAAAGGCTACGGTACGAAGGCGCATCTGGACGCAATAGCAAAACTGGGCGACTCGCCGCTGCAAAGGCGCAGCTTTCGCGCAAAAAGCTTTGAACGCGGACTGTCTGACGAATGA